A region from the Ralstonia pickettii genome encodes:
- a CDS encoding FMN-binding negative transcriptional regulator: MYIPAHFEESRPDALHDLIAQNPFGTLVTHGEHGLDANHIPFLLLPEEGKLGVLHAHVARANPVWKDVANGDDVLVIFRAGDAYISPTWYPSKHEAHRQVPTWNYRVAHAHGRITVRDDERFVRGVVARLTRTHEASQPAPWKMSDAPSDYTDALLKMIVGIEIEITRIEGKLKLSQNKETRDIVGAGEALRASGERVIGDAMLACAAAKTE; the protein is encoded by the coding sequence ATGTACATTCCCGCCCACTTTGAAGAATCGCGCCCTGACGCGCTGCACGACCTGATCGCGCAGAATCCGTTCGGGACGCTTGTCACGCATGGCGAGCATGGGTTGGATGCGAACCACATCCCGTTCTTGCTGCTGCCGGAAGAGGGCAAGCTTGGCGTGCTGCATGCCCATGTGGCGCGTGCCAACCCGGTCTGGAAAGACGTGGCGAATGGCGATGACGTGCTCGTCATCTTCCGCGCGGGCGATGCGTATATTTCACCGACGTGGTATCCGAGCAAGCACGAAGCCCACCGGCAGGTGCCGACATGGAACTACCGCGTCGCGCATGCGCATGGCCGGATCACCGTGCGTGACGACGAACGTTTTGTGCGCGGCGTCGTGGCTCGCCTGACGCGCACGCATGAGGCATCACAACCTGCGCCGTGGAAGATGTCCGACGCCCCATCGGACTACACCGACGCGCTGCTCAAGATGATCGTCGGCATCGAGATCGAGATCACGCGCATCGAAGGCAAGCTCAAGCTGAGTCAGAACAAAGAGACGCGAGATATCGTCGGCGCCGGCGAGGCGCTCAGGGCCAGCGGCGAGCGTGTGATCGGCGACGCGATGCTGGCCTGCGCTGCTGCCAAGACAGAATAA
- a CDS encoding acyl-CoA dehydrogenase family protein, with protein MALDDESFGLLQQSVQRFIQERLVPAENILEEEDDVPADIVADMKEMGLFGLSIPEEYGGIGLAMVQECEVAYDLGHTALAFRSVFGTNVGIGSQGILMDGTDAQKADYLPRIASGELIISFALTEPNAGSDAASLQTRATLDGDHYVINGTKRYITNAPRAGAFTLMARTGGEGAAGISAFIVPADTPGITLGKPDKKMGQRGTKTCDVMLDNVRVPAANIIGGVAGQGFKTAMKVLDRGRLHISALACGMAHRLITDAVAYAKERKQFGQPIADFQLIQAMLADSQTELYAGMSMVRDCARRYDAKPVGKQDHEVSMLASCAKMFCTEMVGRVADRAVQIHGGAGYIAEYKAERFYRDVRLLRLYEGTTQIQQLIIAKNLLRD; from the coding sequence ATGGCGCTCGACGACGAATCCTTCGGCTTGCTGCAGCAATCGGTGCAGCGCTTCATCCAGGAACGGCTCGTGCCGGCGGAGAACATCCTCGAGGAAGAGGACGACGTGCCCGCCGACATCGTTGCCGACATGAAGGAGATGGGCCTCTTCGGCCTGTCGATTCCGGAAGAGTACGGTGGCATTGGCCTGGCGATGGTGCAGGAATGCGAGGTGGCGTACGACCTCGGGCACACGGCGCTGGCGTTTCGCTCGGTGTTCGGCACCAACGTCGGCATCGGCTCGCAGGGCATCCTGATGGACGGCACCGATGCGCAGAAGGCCGATTACCTGCCGCGCATCGCCAGTGGCGAACTGATCATCTCGTTTGCGCTGACGGAACCGAACGCGGGGTCGGATGCGGCGTCGCTGCAGACGCGCGCCACGCTGGACGGCGATCACTACGTCATCAACGGCACCAAGCGCTACATCACCAACGCGCCGCGCGCCGGGGCGTTCACGCTGATGGCGCGCACAGGCGGCGAAGGCGCGGCCGGCATCTCCGCCTTCATCGTGCCTGCCGACACGCCGGGCATCACGTTGGGCAAGCCTGACAAGAAGATGGGGCAGCGCGGCACCAAGACGTGCGATGTGATGCTCGACAACGTGCGGGTGCCCGCCGCCAACATCATCGGCGGCGTGGCGGGGCAGGGCTTCAAGACGGCGATGAAGGTGCTGGATCGGGGCCGTCTGCATATCTCGGCGCTGGCCTGCGGCATGGCGCATCGGCTCATCACTGACGCGGTGGCCTACGCCAAGGAGCGCAAACAGTTCGGTCAGCCCATCGCAGACTTTCAGTTGATTCAGGCCATGCTCGCCGATAGCCAGACAGAGCTGTACGCCGGCATGTCGATGGTGCGGGATTGTGCGCGCCGCTACGACGCAAAGCCCGTCGGCAAACAGGATCACGAGGTCAGCATGCTGGCCTCGTGCGCCAAGATGTTCTGTACCGAGATGGTCGGTCGCGTGGCGGATCGTGCAGTGCAGATTCACGGTGGCGCGGGCTACATTGCCGAGTACAAGGCCGAGCGCTTCTATCGCGATGTGCGCCTGTTGCGCCTGTACGAAGGCACCACGCAGATCCAGCAGCTCATCATCGCCAAGAACCTGCTGCGCGATTAG
- a CDS encoding LysR family transcriptional regulator, giving the protein MDLNALKLFVEIVDAGNLSAAARRLQTTRSNVSHRLKAFERALGVQLLRRTTRRVEPTEVGAGIYEHGRSILREMAAADALVSSLGKSLQGSVRLSVPTGLGHLLVSPLLVAFKRSYPDIRLDVRFDNRVSDLIGEDVDVALRIVSNPPESLVATLLDEVDWVLCAAPDYLAVHGVPKTLDALADHTIVSAPAVGQPLRLSAQLGDERTLVTLDPGVSSDNYLFLQAAVRSGNGLGILPYYAAADDLRDGHVKRVLPGYRFSAFGSRLYMLAMPSRYRTLATRHLLDFLKDGLQGKLPRLPQKERA; this is encoded by the coding sequence ATGGATCTCAATGCGCTCAAGCTGTTCGTGGAAATCGTCGATGCGGGCAACCTGTCGGCGGCGGCGCGCCGGCTGCAAACCACACGTTCCAACGTGAGCCACCGGTTGAAGGCGTTCGAGCGCGCACTGGGCGTGCAACTGCTGCGCCGGACCACGCGCCGCGTGGAACCCACGGAGGTGGGCGCCGGCATCTATGAACACGGCCGAAGCATCCTGCGCGAAATGGCTGCCGCCGACGCGCTGGTCTCGTCGCTCGGCAAATCGCTGCAAGGCAGCGTGCGGCTGTCGGTGCCGACGGGGCTGGGGCATCTGCTGGTGTCGCCGCTGCTGGTGGCGTTCAAGCGGTCGTATCCGGATATCCGCCTGGATGTGCGGTTCGACAACCGCGTGTCCGACCTGATTGGCGAGGATGTGGACGTGGCACTGCGCATTGTCTCGAACCCGCCGGAATCGCTGGTCGCCACGCTGCTCGATGAAGTCGACTGGGTGCTGTGCGCGGCGCCGGACTACCTGGCCGTGCATGGCGTGCCGAAAACGCTCGACGCGCTCGCAGATCACACCATCGTCAGCGCGCCGGCCGTCGGACAACCGTTGCGGCTGTCGGCGCAACTGGGCGATGAACGGACGCTCGTGACGCTGGACCCGGGCGTCTCGTCCGACAACTACCTCTTCCTGCAAGCCGCCGTTCGTTCGGGCAATGGCCTCGGAATCCTGCCCTATTACGCCGCAGCCGATGATCTGCGCGACGGTCACGTCAAACGCGTGCTGCCCGGATATCGGTTCAGCGCGTTTGGCAGCCGCCTTTACATGCTGGCGATGCCGAGTCGATACCGGACGCTCGCGACGCGACACTTGCTGGACTTCCTGAAGGACGGGCTGCAAGGCAAGCTGCCGCGCCTGCCGCAGAAGGAACGCGCCTGA
- a CDS encoding LysR family transcriptional regulator produces the protein MLEIRHLRTLIALADGGSVSRAAERLHLTQSALSHQLRALESHYGLAVVRRKGQTVELTEAGERMLELAQKVVADIQAAERDLERIKGRAAGTLRIALECHTCFDWLMPVMDAFRQRWPEVEMDLVSGFHTDPLALLKDGRADVIIGSDAKMRRGVVFAPLFRFEILAVLPVDHALRNKKWLDAKDFTDQTLITYPVPEERIDLIRQVLTPAGIAFNRRTAELTIAVLQLVASRRGLAALPSWGIKNYVDYEYVVAKRVGKEGLWSDLYAAMTRDYAQAPFAQDFIETAKSICFAQLPGLMPLEA, from the coding sequence ATGCTCGAAATTCGCCATCTGCGCACGCTGATCGCCCTGGCCGACGGAGGCTCCGTCTCGCGCGCCGCCGAGCGGCTGCACCTAACGCAATCGGCGCTGTCGCATCAACTGCGCGCACTGGAGTCGCATTACGGGCTGGCAGTCGTGCGCCGCAAGGGGCAGACGGTGGAATTGACCGAAGCCGGGGAGCGCATGCTGGAACTCGCGCAAAAGGTCGTCGCCGACATCCAGGCCGCCGAGCGCGACCTTGAGCGCATCAAGGGCCGCGCGGCCGGCACGCTGCGCATCGCGCTGGAATGCCACACCTGCTTTGACTGGCTGATGCCCGTGATGGACGCCTTCCGCCAGCGCTGGCCCGAAGTGGAGATGGATCTTGTGTCGGGTTTTCACACCGATCCGCTTGCGCTGCTCAAGGACGGACGCGCCGACGTCATCATCGGCTCTGATGCCAAGATGCGGCGCGGCGTGGTGTTTGCGCCGCTGTTTCGCTTCGAGATCCTCGCCGTGCTGCCCGTCGACCACGCGCTGCGCAACAAGAAGTGGCTCGACGCGAAGGACTTTACGGACCAGACGCTCATCACGTATCCCGTGCCCGAAGAGCGCATCGATCTGATCCGCCAGGTGCTGACACCGGCCGGCATCGCATTCAACCGCCGCACGGCGGAGCTGACCATCGCCGTGCTGCAGCTCGTTGCCAGCCGCCGCGGGCTGGCCGCGCTGCCGAGCTGGGGCATCAAGAACTACGTCGATTACGAATACGTGGTGGCCAAGCGTGTCGGCAAGGAGGGCCTGTGGAGCGATCTCTACGCCGCCATGACGCGCGACTATGCGCAGGCACCTTTTGCCCAGGACTTTATCGAGACGGCCAAGTCGATTTGCTTTGCGCAGCTGCCTGGGCTGATGCCGCTGGAGGCGTGA
- the metE gene encoding 5-methyltetrahydropteroyltriglutamate--homocysteine S-methyltransferase — protein MTTIHTLGYPRIGAQRELKFALESFWKGASSETDLRATGRALRERHWTAQREAGLDFVTVGDFAWYDQVLQTAALLGAIPTRYGFDAAQLTLAQSFVLARGNADHAAMEMTKWFDTNYHYLVPELTPDLLDRPWGPGTEWLFDEVRDAQAAGHRVKVALIGPVTFLHLAKARNGLTDKLALLPQVLQAYAAVLQRLAALNVEWVQIDEPALVLDLPQAWVDAFGPAYEALAAANGPKVLLATYFEAASHHAALIKSLPVDGVHLDLVRAPEQLGAFAPWPADKVLSVGVVDGRNIWRSDLTRVLERVAPLADAFGDRLWVAPSCSLLHVPVDLSAETKLDDELKGWLAFARQKLDELAILKLALVEGPAAVQQALDDNRAAIASRAESRRVHNASVKKRVAAIRAEDAERAAPYADRAEAQQARLNLPLLPTTTIGSFPQTAEIRQARALHKRGELPALDYLQRMRAEITDVVRRQEALGLDMLVHGEAERNDMVEYFGELLWGYAFTANGWVQSYGSRCVKPPVIYGDVYRPEAMTVEWSKYAQSLTAKPMKGMLTGPVTMLQWSFVRDDQPREQTALQIALALRDEVCDLEAAGIAAIQIDEPAFREGLPLRASDVPGYLEWAARAFRVSASGVRNDTQIHTHMCYSEFNDILPAIASMDADVITIETSRSNMELLDAFGEFAYPNEIGPGVYDIHSPRVPRVEEMEALLDKAAQVVPVQRLWVNPDCGLKTRGWPEVEAALQGMVEATRRLRAKHAKALHAGSKATQDEGATA, from the coding sequence ATGACGACCATCCATACCCTCGGCTACCCGCGCATCGGCGCCCAACGCGAGCTGAAGTTCGCGCTCGAATCGTTCTGGAAGGGGGCCTCGTCCGAAACCGACCTGCGAGCCACCGGCCGCGCCCTGCGGGAGCGCCACTGGACTGCCCAGCGCGAGGCCGGCCTCGACTTCGTGACCGTGGGCGATTTCGCCTGGTACGACCAGGTGTTGCAGACTGCCGCCCTGCTCGGCGCCATTCCGACGCGCTACGGCTTTGACGCCGCGCAGCTCACGCTGGCGCAATCGTTCGTCCTTGCGCGTGGCAATGCCGACCACGCCGCCATGGAAATGACGAAGTGGTTCGACACCAACTACCACTATCTCGTGCCCGAACTCACGCCGGACCTCCTCGATCGCCCATGGGGCCCCGGCACCGAATGGCTGTTCGACGAAGTGCGCGATGCACAGGCCGCTGGGCACCGCGTGAAGGTTGCGCTCATCGGGCCGGTGACGTTCCTGCATCTGGCCAAGGCGCGCAACGGCTTGACCGACAAGCTCGCGCTGCTGCCGCAAGTGCTTCAGGCGTACGCGGCTGTGCTGCAGCGCCTGGCCGCGCTGAATGTGGAATGGGTGCAGATCGACGAACCAGCGCTGGTGCTGGATCTCCCGCAAGCCTGGGTAGATGCATTCGGCCCCGCTTACGAGGCGCTGGCCGCTGCCAACGGCCCGAAGGTGCTGCTGGCGACGTACTTCGAAGCCGCGTCCCACCACGCCGCGCTCATCAAATCCCTGCCGGTCGATGGCGTGCACCTGGACCTCGTGCGTGCGCCCGAACAGCTTGGCGCCTTCGCGCCGTGGCCCGCAGACAAGGTGCTCTCCGTTGGCGTGGTCGACGGCCGCAACATCTGGCGCTCCGATCTCACACGCGTGCTGGAGCGCGTAGCGCCGCTGGCCGACGCCTTTGGCGATCGGCTGTGGGTGGCGCCGAGCTGCTCGCTGCTGCATGTGCCGGTCGACCTGTCCGCCGAAACCAAGCTCGACGACGAACTCAAGGGTTGGCTGGCCTTCGCGCGCCAGAAGCTGGACGAACTGGCGATCCTCAAGCTCGCGCTGGTCGAAGGCCCCGCCGCCGTGCAGCAGGCGCTCGATGACAACCGCGCCGCCATCGCCTCGCGTGCCGAATCGCGCCGCGTGCACAACGCGAGCGTCAAGAAGCGCGTCGCCGCGATCCGCGCAGAAGACGCAGAACGCGCAGCACCTTACGCCGACCGCGCAGAAGCCCAGCAAGCCCGCCTGAACCTGCCGCTGCTGCCGACCACCACGATCGGCTCGTTCCCGCAAACAGCGGAAATTCGTCAAGCGCGCGCACTGCACAAGCGCGGCGAACTGCCCGCATTGGATTACCTGCAACGCATGCGCGCGGAGATTACGGACGTCGTGCGCCGTCAGGAAGCGCTCGGCCTCGACATGCTCGTGCACGGAGAAGCCGAGCGCAACGACATGGTCGAATACTTCGGCGAGCTGCTGTGGGGCTACGCTTTCACTGCCAACGGCTGGGTGCAGAGCTACGGCTCGCGCTGCGTGAAGCCGCCCGTCATCTACGGCGACGTGTACCGCCCGGAAGCCATGACGGTCGAGTGGTCCAAGTACGCACAAAGCCTGACCGCCAAGCCGATGAAGGGCATGCTGACCGGCCCCGTGACGATGCTGCAGTGGTCGTTCGTGCGCGACGACCAGCCGCGCGAGCAGACCGCACTGCAGATTGCCCTGGCCCTGCGTGACGAAGTGTGCGACCTGGAAGCCGCCGGCATTGCCGCGATCCAGATCGACGAACCGGCGTTCCGCGAAGGCCTGCCGTTGCGCGCATCCGATGTGCCGGGCTACCTGGAGTGGGCGGCGCGTGCGTTCCGCGTATCGGCCTCCGGCGTGCGCAACGACACGCAGATCCACACGCACATGTGCTATTCGGAGTTCAACGACATCCTGCCGGCCATCGCGTCAATGGATGCCGACGTAATCACCATCGAGACCTCGCGTTCAAACATGGAACTGCTCGACGCGTTTGGCGAATTTGCATACCCGAACGAGATTGGGCCGGGCGTGTACGACATCCATTCGCCGCGCGTGCCGCGTGTCGAAGAGATGGAAGCGCTGCTCGACAAGGCCGCGCAGGTTGTGCCGGTGCAACGCCTGTGGGTGAATCCCGACTGCGGCCTGAAAACGCGCGGCTGGCCGGAAGTGGAAGCGGCACTGCAAGGCATGGTGGAAGCCACGCGCCGCTTGCGCGCCAAGCATGCCAAGGCGCTGCATGCGGGCAGCAAGGCGACGCAGGACGAAGGTGCGACGGCTTAA
- a CDS encoding DUF799 domain-containing protein, with amino-acid sequence MAKRFLKLFAAAGVVTLMAGCAVPTKNVDYAAFKASKPRSIVVLPPLNESPDVGATYGMLSQVTVPLAEAGYYVLPVALVDETFRQNGLNTAGDIHGVPVAKLHDIFGADAALYITVTQYGSKYMVVSSSTVVSADAKLVDLKSGQTLWTGRASASNNEGGNNSGGGLIGMLVSAAVNQIIANVTDQGYKVAGTTSARLLSAGQPGGLLYGPRSPKYGTD; translated from the coding sequence ATGGCCAAGCGCTTTCTGAAACTGTTTGCCGCGGCCGGCGTGGTGACCCTGATGGCGGGTTGTGCTGTGCCGACCAAGAACGTCGACTATGCAGCCTTCAAGGCCAGCAAGCCGCGTTCGATCGTGGTGCTGCCGCCGCTGAATGAATCGCCAGACGTGGGTGCCACCTACGGCATGCTGTCGCAAGTGACGGTGCCGCTGGCAGAGGCGGGTTATTACGTACTGCCGGTCGCGCTGGTGGATGAAACCTTCCGCCAGAACGGCCTGAACACCGCAGGAGACATCCACGGCGTGCCGGTGGCCAAGCTGCATGACATCTTCGGTGCAGATGCGGCGCTGTACATCACGGTCACGCAGTACGGCAGCAAGTACATGGTGGTGAGCAGCTCCACCGTCGTGTCGGCCGATGCCAAGCTGGTCGACCTGAAGAGCGGGCAGACGCTCTGGACGGGTCGCGCAAGCGCGTCCAACAACGAAGGCGGAAACAACTCGGGTGGCGGCCTGATCGGCATGCTGGTGTCGGCGGCCGTCAACCAGATCATCGCCAACGTCACCGACCAGGGCTACAAAGTGGCCGGTACGACCAGCGCGCGCCTGCTGTCGGCCGGGCAACCGGGCGGGCTGCTGTATGGTCCGCGCTCGCCGAAGTACGGCACGGACTAA
- a CDS encoding DUF4810 domain-containing protein: protein MSKVFAMWRVAAGVAVGSAMLAGCAGPKPLYQWEGYQPQVYQYFKGEAKEAQVAELERGLEKIKATNGAVPPGYHAQLGMLYSGLGKDDQMVQEFNTEKALFPESATYIDFLMKNVKKGTN, encoded by the coding sequence ATGAGCAAGGTGTTTGCGATGTGGCGCGTGGCGGCCGGCGTGGCCGTCGGGAGTGCAATGCTGGCCGGTTGCGCCGGCCCCAAGCCGCTGTACCAGTGGGAAGGCTACCAACCGCAGGTGTATCAGTACTTCAAGGGTGAGGCGAAGGAAGCCCAGGTGGCTGAACTCGAGCGCGGCCTGGAGAAGATCAAGGCGACGAATGGCGCCGTGCCGCCGGGCTATCACGCCCAACTGGGCATGCTGTATTCGGGCCTCGGCAAGGACGACCAGATGGTCCAGGAATTCAATACCGAGAAGGCACTGTTTCCGGAGTCGGCAACGTACATCGATTTCCTGATGAAGAACGTGAAGAAGGGGACCAACTGA
- a CDS encoding CsgG/HfaB family protein has product MNQTSKLMIAGAAAVALGMLGGCATESSQALPVAKVESASRPYAGVRAPIAVGKFDNRSAYMRGVFSDGVDRLGGQAKTILITHLQQTNRFSVLDRDNMAEIKQEAAIKNTAQKLKGADYVITGDVTEFGRKETGDQQLFGILGRGKEQVAYAKVALNVVNISTSEVVYSVGGAGEYKLSNREVIGFGGTASYDSTLNGKVLDLAMREAVNNLVNGIESGAWKPGAQ; this is encoded by the coding sequence ATGAATCAAACCTCGAAATTGATGATTGCCGGCGCCGCAGCGGTGGCACTCGGCATGCTCGGCGGCTGCGCGACCGAATCGTCGCAGGCGCTGCCGGTTGCCAAGGTGGAAAGCGCAAGCCGCCCATACGCTGGCGTGCGGGCCCCGATTGCCGTGGGCAAATTCGATAACCGCTCCGCGTACATGCGCGGGGTGTTCTCGGATGGCGTGGACCGTCTGGGCGGCCAGGCCAAGACCATTCTGATCACGCATCTGCAGCAGACGAACCGCTTCTCGGTGCTCGACCGCGACAACATGGCCGAGATCAAGCAGGAAGCCGCCATCAAGAACACCGCGCAGAAACTGAAGGGCGCCGACTACGTCATCACCGGCGATGTGACCGAGTTCGGCCGCAAGGAAACAGGCGATCAGCAACTGTTTGGCATCCTCGGCCGCGGCAAGGAGCAGGTCGCCTACGCCAAGGTCGCGCTGAACGTGGTGAACATCTCGACGTCGGAAGTCGTGTATTCGGTGGGCGGCGCGGGTGAGTACAAGCTGTCGAACCGTGAAGTGATCGGCTTTGGCGGAACGGCCAGCTACGACTCGACGCTCAACGGCAAGGTGCTGGACCTGGCTATGCGTGAAGCGGTGAACAACCTGGTCAACGGCATCGAAAGCGGTGCGTGGAAGCCGGGCGCGCAATAA
- a CDS encoding crotonase/enoyl-CoA hydratase family protein, whose amino-acid sequence MPDAVLFQTDGPVCTILLNRPECRNAVDGPTAAALLDAFERFEADSALRVAVLGGTGGHFCAGADLTAVGDPSRRNHLDPDGGMPGPMGPSRMALSKPLIAAVSGYAVAGGLELALLADLRVMEGDAVFGVFCRRWGVPLIDGGTVRLPRIIGMGRALDMILTGRAVPADEALDIGLANRVVGPGEALAAAQKLARDIAAFPQQCMLADRASAYAQWDLPLAAALQQEGARGTPMVFAEGVGGAARFVGGAGRHGE is encoded by the coding sequence ATGCCCGATGCCGTGCTGTTCCAGACCGATGGCCCGGTCTGCACCATCCTGCTCAATCGGCCCGAGTGCCGCAACGCGGTGGACGGTCCGACCGCCGCGGCGCTGCTCGACGCGTTCGAGCGTTTCGAAGCCGATAGCGCGCTACGCGTTGCCGTGCTGGGCGGCACCGGTGGCCACTTCTGTGCCGGCGCCGATCTGACGGCCGTGGGCGATCCTTCCAGACGCAATCATCTCGATCCTGACGGCGGCATGCCCGGCCCGATGGGCCCTTCGCGCATGGCGCTGTCCAAGCCGCTCATTGCTGCGGTAAGCGGCTATGCCGTGGCGGGCGGGCTGGAACTTGCGTTGTTGGCCGACCTGCGCGTCATGGAGGGCGACGCCGTGTTTGGCGTGTTCTGCCGCCGCTGGGGCGTGCCGCTTATCGACGGTGGTACGGTGCGCTTGCCGCGCATCATCGGCATGGGTCGCGCACTGGACATGATCCTGACCGGCCGTGCCGTGCCCGCTGACGAGGCGCTCGACATAGGGCTTGCAAATCGCGTGGTCGGCCCCGGCGAAGCGCTGGCCGCGGCGCAGAAGCTCGCCCGAGACATCGCCGCGTTTCCGCAGCAATGCATGCTGGCCGATCGCGCGTCGGCGTATGCGCAGTGGGATTTGCCATTGGCGGCAGCGCTGCAGCAGGAGGGCGCTCGAGGCACGCCGATGGTGTTTGCCGAAGGGGTGGGAGGCGCCGCGCGATTTGTGGGCGGCGCTGGGCGGCATGGCGAATAA